In the Nymphalis io chromosome 2, ilAglIoxx1.1, whole genome shotgun sequence genome, one interval contains:
- the LOC126777846 gene encoding antichymotrypsin-2-like, with the protein MIPCFLVRTLFLYFGIYSEVNPYDVRITKLTPIARYKLPQSVGHGLFKMCYYNNKWVQCPSALQYGPHYETLNIRRIHSHVLKFPFSRLHLERAIAPVPVSLKGMIDDTIPSSTIYNISPFHYYDHNNEIHKNKTNIFLSQQRKFNYQVTTPTYTTVHKTFTHSLDDSIMTTAYEKSNINNQNNINTKPAKIQESEKSSEDFADIFFKSLNRFERVFYQVTFNKLTAISPLNRQENGISFIQSALFLYLALMAISTEVDQSTKLEIEKCLGYNASQMEEIKMLRHIISWLPNSNMDIKFRWASRLVLSAGLPVSQQFVNNVAPAAQLSVRRFNGTETPIVLSKSLNSMIEEDSGGAMRDTFEVEEMSGGVCSILLNTMYIRARWRSPPTVLNGTRRFYYASKATPSSVRMIRINDIMRYCPLDEWNADAIEINYATPDLSLMLLVPRGHSIRSLAEIMSNKSIQDLNKNMRTMRIAATMPIYTLRMTLLLPGKLKTMGTSRLVEMNNSSGCDEIRLSHAVQRLMFWAEAGKHAYKDDGIEWDETPELEIVLDRPYIFYVRWKNVTLMNGNFVL; encoded by the exons ATGATTCCCTGCTTTTTAGTgcgaactttatttttatattttggtatatattCTGAAGTAAATCCCTATGATGTACGAATAACAAAGTTAACGCCAATAGCTCGATACAAATTACCTCAAAGTGTCGGACATGGTTTGTTCAAAATGTGTTACTATAACAACAAATGGGTACAATGCCCAAGTGCTTTGCAATATGGCCCTCATTACGAAACGCTGAATATCAGAAGAATTCACTCACACGTTTTAAAGTTTCCCTTCTCACGTCTTCACTTAGAGCGTGCCATTGCTCCAGTACCTGTGTCACTTAAAGGAATGATAGACGATACTATTCCATCGTCAACTATCTACAACATTTCGCCATTTCATTATTATGATCATAATAATGAAATCCATAAAAATaagacgaatatttttttatcacaacAAAGAAAGTTTAATTATCAAGTAACGACGCCAACTTATACTACCGTGCATAAAACATTTACACATTCATTAGACGATTCGATAATGACAACTGCATAcgaaaaatcaaatattaataaccagaataatattaatacaaagccTGCAAAAATTCAAGAAAGCGAAAAATCAAGTGAAGATTTTgctgacatattttttaaatcattaaatcgTTTTGAACGTGTCTTTTACCAG GTGACATTTAATAAACTTACAGCAATAAGTCCGCTTAATCGTCAAGAAAATGGAATTAGTTTTATTCAATCAgcactgtttttatatttagctcTCATGGCTATATCCACAGAAGTTGATCAATCCACTAAATTAGAAATCGAGAAATGCTTAGGGTACAATGCATCTCAAATG GAAGAGATAAAAATGTTGAGACATATTATTTCATGGCTACCGAATTCAAATATGGATATAAAATTTCGCTGGGCTTCCCGTCTCGTACTCAGCGCAGGGTTGCCAGTCAGCCAGCAGTTTGTCAACAATGTCGCACCAGCTGCACAACTGAGTGTGAGGCGATTTAATGGCACGGAGACTCCAATTGTTTTAAGCAAAAGTCTTAATTCTatg ATCGAAGAAGATTCGGGCGGTGCAATGCGTGATACTTTCGAAGTGGAAGAGATGTCAGGGGGAGTGTGTTCGATATTGTTGAACACCATGTACATTCGCGCTCGCTGGCGTTCACCTCCCACTGTACTAAACGGTACCAGGCGCTTCTATTACGCAAGCAAAGCAACTCCTAGCTCCGTACGGATGATACGGATTAACGATATCATGCGATATTGTCCCCTTGACGAATGGAATGCTGAC GCCATCGAAATTAACTATGCAACTCCTGACCTGTCACTTATGTTGCTGGTTCCTCGGGGACACTCTATCAGAAGTTTAGCGGAGATCATGTCAAATAAAAGCATACaagatcttaataaaaatatgcgcACAATGCGAATTGCCGCAACTATGCCTATTTACACTTTACGAATGACTTTACTGTTACCAGGCAAACTAAAAACG atGGGCACTTCTCGTTTAGTTGAGATGAACAATTCCAGTGGTTGCGATGAAATTCGTCTTTCTCATGCTGTCCAGCGCCTTATGTTTTGGGCAGAAGCTGGCAAACATGCTTATAAAGACGACG GAATTGAGTGGGACGAGACACCGGAATTAGAAATTGTGTTAGATCGGccctatatattttatgtccGATGGAAAAATGTCACATTAATGAATGgaaattttgtattatag
- the LOC126777853 gene encoding neuronal acetylcholine receptor subunit beta-3-like — translation MFIVGGGTRVSNLLRIHVDSITSFDSIELEAMLRYGGFVCLILINSILVRAECPPEREQDLHDEAKLHSDLLCAYNSNYRPVKNHKSAVNVKVRFALKYISFDALEETITLHSWVALNWKDEYLNWTPSDYGNIQEVQIESHEIWSPSMALFNADATTYQSDSFYTTCLVNSEGTVTCVPHIAHTGICRTTLRSWPYDVQNCTLYFGSWMHTGEQVNFTFYNTKPVVLDDFQNGPGWKLLNVAHDRLPGAYNCCPNSTYPMLKYTFTLRREAAGPAAIIVVPSIVVVLLTLTSLLMDIKDNTRLMLICFSLFGHFIFITEIGYIVPKLSSDTPIILLFIRDSMVVTLAGILVTLMLMSLRKRTLPPPAWIVSLNRLASSGPGRYVIFTEFDPNVSVEGKVLTEDSVSGSNNDKSNSAVDWIQFASLLNTFVFIVSFIVYFILITTYIPTDS, via the coding sequence ATGTTTATCGTTGGGGGCGGTACACGAGTATCGAATTTATTGCGTATTCATGTGGATAGTATCACTAGTTTTGATTCCATTGAGCTTGAAGCGATGTTACGTTACGGTGGCTTTgtctgtttaattttaattaattcaattctcGTCCGGGCGGAATGTCCTCCGGAACGGGAGCAAGACTTGCACGACGAAGCTAAGCTGCACAGCGATTTATTATGCGCCTACAACTCAAACTACCGCCCTGTTAAGAACCACAAAAGTGCCGTTAATGTTAAAGTGCGCTTCGCTTTGAAATATATCAGCTTCGATGCGTTGGAAGAAACAATAACTCTCCATAGTTGGGTGGCCTTAAACTGGAAGGACGAATATTTAAATTGGACGCCGAGCGATTACGGTAACATTCAAGAAGTCCAAATAGAGAGTCACGAAATATGGTCGCCGAGTATGGCTCTGTTTAACGCAGATGCAACTACATACCAATCGGACTCGTTTTATACAACCTGTTTGGTCAATAGCGAGGGAACGGTCACGTGCGTTCCGCACATTGCGCATACAGGAATATGTCGCACGACACTACGCAGCTGGCCGTATGATGTGCAGAATTGTACACTGTATTTTGGCTCGTGGATGCACACTGGCGAACAGGTGAACTTTacattttacaatacaaaacCGGTCGTGCTTGACGATTTTCAAAACGGTCCTGGTTGGAAACTTTTAAATGTTGCCCACGATCGACTACCAGGAGCGTATAATTGTTGTCCCAATAGTACGTATCCGATGTTGAAATACACATTCACGCTGCGAAGAGAAGCAGCCGGCCCTGCTGCTATTATTGTAGTTCCATCGATTGTCGTCGTACTGCTGACCCTTACGTCCCTATTGATGGATATTAAGGACAACACTCGATTAATGCTGATATGTTTCAGTTTGTTCggacatttcatttttattaccgAAATCGGATATATAGTACCTAAGCTAAGTTCCGACAcaccaattatattattatttatccgaGATTCGATGGTAGTTACACTGGCGGGTATATTGGTAACATTAATGCTGATGTCTCTGAGGAAACGAACTCTGCCGCCGCCAGCTTGGATTGTATCCCTCAACCGACTCGCAAGTAGCGGACCAGGAAGATACGTCATTTTCACAGAATTCGATCCTAACGTTTCAGTTGAAGGTAAGGTGCTCACAGAAGATTCGGTTTCCGGTTCTAACAACGACAAATCCAACAGCGCTGTCGATTGGATCCAGTTTGCTAGTCTGCTTAATACCTTTGTATTTATCGTatcatttattgtttatttcattttaataactacttatatccctactgattcttaa